A DNA window from Motilibacter rhizosphaerae contains the following coding sequences:
- a CDS encoding DEAD/DEAH box helicase, producing the protein MRAPAPAPPRGGSRRASERLPALTSFRDLGVLPLIADALEAVGIVDAFPIQEMTLPVALAGNDIIGQAKTGTGKTLAFGIPIVQQVLAPEDEGFAELPDPGKPQALVVVPTRELAVQVAKDLEAAGGRRGVRVAQVYGGRAYEPQVEMLRKGVEVVVGTPGRLLDLAKQGTLELGHVRMLVLDEADEMLDLGFLPDVERILSRIPDGRQTLLYSATMPSAVVALARQYLTQPVRVNATNPDDADATVANTEQHVFQAHQLDKPELLARVLQARGRGLVIVFCRTKRTAARVAEDLTERGFAAAAVHGDLGQGQREQALRAFRNGKVDILVATDVAARGIDVEGVTHVVNHECPEDEKTYLHRIGRTGRAGASGVAITLVDWADITRWQVINKALGLSFYTPVETYSTSEHLLSLLDIPADAKGVLPRAERTRAGLDAEEVEDLGETGQRRPRTTGGSSGGGTEGDGSRSRRRRGGSGSSGSGASTEGSAAEAAPATEERAPRSRSRSRRRTRSGQPVAGAPAEAEQTPGA; encoded by the coding sequence GTGCGCGCACCCGCGCCGGCACCCCCTCGCGGCGGCTCCCGCCGCGCGTCCGAGAGGCTCCCCGCCCTGACCAGCTTCCGCGACCTCGGCGTCCTCCCCCTGATCGCCGACGCCCTCGAGGCCGTCGGCATCGTCGACGCCTTCCCCATCCAGGAGATGACCCTGCCCGTCGCCCTCGCGGGCAACGACATCATCGGGCAGGCCAAGACCGGGACGGGCAAGACGCTCGCCTTCGGCATCCCGATCGTCCAGCAGGTCCTCGCGCCCGAGGACGAGGGCTTCGCGGAGCTCCCCGACCCCGGCAAGCCGCAGGCCCTCGTGGTGGTCCCGACCCGCGAGCTCGCCGTGCAGGTCGCGAAGGACCTCGAGGCGGCCGGCGGGCGGCGCGGCGTGCGCGTGGCGCAGGTCTACGGCGGCCGCGCGTACGAGCCGCAGGTCGAGATGCTGCGCAAGGGCGTCGAGGTCGTCGTCGGCACCCCCGGGCGCCTGCTCGACCTGGCCAAGCAGGGGACCCTCGAGCTCGGCCACGTCCGCATGCTCGTGCTCGACGAGGCCGACGAGATGCTCGACCTGGGCTTCCTGCCCGACGTCGAGCGGATCCTCTCGCGCATCCCCGACGGCCGGCAGACGCTGCTCTACTCCGCGACGATGCCGAGCGCGGTCGTCGCCCTGGCGCGGCAGTACCTCACCCAGCCCGTGCGCGTGAACGCGACGAACCCCGACGACGCCGACGCGACGGTGGCCAACACCGAGCAGCACGTCTTCCAGGCCCACCAGCTCGACAAGCCCGAGCTGCTCGCCCGCGTCCTGCAGGCCCGCGGCCGGGGCCTCGTCATCGTCTTCTGCCGCACCAAGCGCACCGCCGCCCGCGTCGCGGAGGACCTCACCGAGCGCGGGTTCGCGGCCGCTGCCGTGCACGGCGACCTCGGCCAGGGCCAGCGCGAGCAGGCGCTCCGCGCGTTCCGCAACGGCAAGGTCGACATCCTCGTCGCGACCGACGTCGCGGCCCGCGGCATCGACGTCGAGGGCGTCACGCACGTGGTCAACCACGAGTGCCCCGAGGACGAGAAGACCTACCTGCACCGCATCGGCCGCACCGGCCGGGCCGGCGCGTCCGGCGTGGCCATCACGCTGGTCGACTGGGCGGACATCACCCGCTGGCAGGTCATCAACAAGGCGCTCGGGCTGTCGTTCTACACGCCGGTCGAGACCTACTCCACCTCCGAGCACCTGCTCTCGCTGCTCGACATCCCCGCCGACGCCAAGGGCGTCCTGCCGCGGGCCGAGCGGACCCGCGCCGGGCTGGACGCCGAGGAGGTCGAGGACCTCGGCGAGACCGGGCAGCGCCGCCCGCGCACGACCGGCGGCAGCAGCGGCGGCGGCACCGAGGGGGACGGCTCCCGCAGCCGGCGCCGGCGCGGCGGCTCCGGCTCCTCCGGCTCCGGCGCGTCCACCGAGGGGTCGGCGGCCGAGGCGGCTCCCGCCACCGAGGAGCGCGCGCCCCGCAGCCGCTCGCGCAGCCGGCGGCGCACCCGCAGCGGCCAGCCGGTCGCGGGCGCGCCCGCGGAGGCGGAGCAGACGCCCGGGGCGTGA
- a CDS encoding alpha/beta fold hydrolase, with amino-acid sequence MEQRSVRRGERVTDLSVPLADGARLAALDARPEGAARATALLVPGFTGSKEDFLPLLPLLADAGVRVVAVDQRGQHESHHDDAPDAYTVPRLAADVVEVLDVLGGRAHLLGHSFGGLVAQAAAAAVPERLASLVLLCSGPAALPEGRRSRDARLLLDRLPGLDLEHAWQARRELDPRPEQAPEVEDFLRRRWTSTDREHYLVVARTLLEHADGVDGLARALQDAHVPVLVAHGVDDNAWPAEQQADMARRLGAAYAVVPDAAHSPAYEAPAATAELLLGHWGLLP; translated from the coding sequence GTGGAGCAGCGCAGCGTCCGCCGGGGCGAGCGGGTCACCGACCTGTCCGTGCCGCTCGCCGACGGCGCCCGGCTCGCCGCCCTCGACGCGCGGCCGGAGGGCGCCGCCCGCGCCACCGCGCTGCTCGTGCCCGGGTTCACGGGGTCGAAGGAGGACTTCCTCCCACTGCTGCCGCTGCTCGCCGACGCAGGTGTCCGCGTGGTCGCCGTCGACCAGCGCGGCCAGCACGAGTCGCACCACGACGACGCCCCCGACGCGTACACCGTGCCGCGCCTGGCGGCCGACGTCGTCGAGGTGCTCGACGTCCTCGGCGGGCGGGCGCACCTGCTGGGGCACTCGTTCGGCGGGCTCGTCGCCCAGGCGGCGGCCGCGGCGGTGCCCGAGCGGCTCGCCTCGCTGGTCCTGCTCTGCTCCGGCCCCGCGGCACTGCCCGAGGGCCGACGCAGCCGGGACGCGCGGCTCCTGCTGGACCGGCTCCCCGGGCTCGACCTCGAGCACGCCTGGCAGGCGCGCCGCGAGCTCGACCCGCGCCCCGAGCAGGCGCCCGAGGTCGAGGACTTCCTGCGGCGGCGCTGGACCAGCACCGACCGGGAGCACTACCTCGTCGTCGCCCGCACCCTGCTCGAGCACGCCGACGGCGTCGACGGGCTGGCGCGCGCGCTGCAGGACGCCCACGTCCCCGTGCTCGTGGCGCACGGCGTCGACGACAACGCCTGGCCCGCCGAGCAGCAGGCCGACATGGCGCGCCGGCTCGGGGCGGCGTACGCCGTGGTGCCCGACGCCGCCCACTCCCCCGCCTACGAGGCGCCGGCCGCGACGGCCGAGCTGCTCCTCGGGCACTGGGGCCTCCTGCCCTGA
- a CDS encoding ATP-binding protein: protein MRTPLSADPRQVAEARRAMLTHLRARGVDSDVTDSAVLLVSELVTNAILHGEPPVELRIGLPAGRVHVEVHDADREAALHLPTSSSMSQERLGGRGLRLVDALASRWGLDEDDSGKCVWFEIDLT, encoded by the coding sequence CTGCGCACGCCCCTCTCGGCCGACCCTCGCCAGGTCGCGGAGGCGCGGCGGGCCATGCTCACGCACCTGCGCGCCAGGGGCGTCGACAGCGACGTCACCGACAGCGCCGTGCTCCTGGTGAGCGAGCTCGTCACCAACGCGATCCTCCACGGCGAGCCGCCGGTGGAGCTGCGGATCGGGTTGCCCGCCGGGCGCGTCCACGTGGAGGTCCACGACGCCGACCGCGAGGCGGCGCTGCACCTGCCCACCAGCAGCAGCATGTCGCAGGAGCGGTTGGGTGGTCGCGGCCTCCGCCTGGTCGACGCGCTCGCCTCGCGCTGGGGCCTCGACGAGGACGACAGCGGCAAGTGCGTGTGGTTCGAGATCGACCTCACGTGA